From one Rattus norvegicus strain BN/NHsdMcwi chromosome 7, GRCr8, whole genome shotgun sequence genomic stretch:
- the Krt72 gene encoding keratin, type II cytoskeletal 72 — MSRQLTLYPGAERLGFSGCSAVISGRFSGSHASVRAGVKGAAFGSRSLFCVGGGRRLALSSGGRSGGFTLGHGGASGGRPGGFVGTVFGSAGLGPTCPSVCPPGGIPQVVVNKSLLAPLNVELDPEIQKVRAQEREQIKALNNKFASFIDKVRFLEQQNQVLETKWELLQQLDQNNSRRSLEPVHESYISNLQKQLEILSGDRVRLDSELRNMREVVEDCKKRYEVEINRRTAAENEFVVLKKDVDAAYMNKVELQAKVDSMTDDIKFFKVLFEGEIAQMQSHISDTSVILSMDNNRQLDLDSILAEVRAQYEEIAVKSKAETENMYQCKIQELQATAGQHGDDLKLTKSEITEINRLIQRIHSEIGNMKKQCSNLETAIADAEQRGDCALKDARAKLDQLEGVLQQSKEELARMLREHQELMNVKLALDMEIATYRKLLESEESRMAGEYPSSVSISVVSSTNAGPGGAGFSVGFGASSNYNYRPLALEVKTKGSCGSELKDPPAKTSASSCVSKKASR, encoded by the exons ATGAGCCGCCAGTTGACCCTCTATCCTGGTGCTGAGCGCCTGGGTTTCAGTGGTTGCTCAGCTGTCATCTCAGGCCGGTTCAGCGGCAGCCACGCCTCGGTCCGGGCCGGGGTCAAGGGAGCAGCATTTGGCAGCAGAAGCCTGTTTTGTGTGGGGGGCGGCCGGAGGCTGGCATTGAGCTCTGGGGGGCGGAGCGGCGGCTTCACTCTGGGTCACGGAGGGGCGAGCGGTGGGCGTCCCGGGGGCTTTGTGGGCACTGTCTTTGGCAGCGCGGGCCTGGGGCCCACATGCCCATCTGTGTGCCCGCCGGGCGGCATCCCCCAGGTCGTCGTCAACAAGAGCCTTTTGGCCCCACTCAATGTGGAGCTGGATCCGGAGATCCAGAAGGTGCGGGCCCAGGAGAGGGAGCAGATCAAGGCTCTGAATAACAAGTTTGCCTCCTTCATCGACAAG GTGCGCTTCCTGGAGCAGCAGAACCAGGTGCTGGAGACCAAGTGGGAGCTGCTGCAGCAGCTGGACCAGAACAACTCCAGGAGGAGCCTGGAGCCGGTACATGAGAGTTACATCAGCAACTTGCAGAAGCAGCTGGAGATCCTGTCTGGGGACAGGGTGAGGCTGGACTCGGAGCTGAGGAACATGAGGGAAGTGGTGGAGGACTGTAAGAAGAG GTATGAGGTAGAGATTAACAGACGCACGGCTGCCGAGAATGAGTTCGTGGTGCTGAAGAAG GATGTGGATGCTGCTTACATGAACAAGGTGGAGCTCCAGGCCAAGGTGGACTCCATGACAGATGACATCAAATTCTTCAAGGTCCTCTTTGAAGGG GAGATTGCTCAGATGCAGTCCCACATCAGCGACACGTCCGTCATTCTGTCCATGGACAATAATCGGCAGCTGGACCTGGACAGCATCCTGGCCGAGGTTCGAGCCCAGTATGAGGAGATTGCCGTGAAGAGCAAGGCGGAGACAGAGAACATGTACCAGTGTAAG ATCCAGGAGCTGCAGGCCACTGCAGGCCAGCACGGGGACGACCTCAAACTCACCAAGTCCGAGATCACAGAGATCAACAGGCTGATCCAGAGAATCCACTCAGAGATAGGAAACATGAAGAAACAG TGCTCCAACCTGGAGACGGCCATTGCTGACGCTGAACAGAGAGGTGACTGTGCTCTCAAGGATGCCCGGGCCAAGCTGGACCAGCTGGAGGGAGTCCTTCAGCAGTCCAAGGAAGAGCTGGCCCGCATGCTGCGTGAGCACCAGGAGCTCATGAACGTCAAGCTGGCCCTGGACATGGAGATCGCCACCTACAGGAAGCTGCTGGAGAGCGAGGAGAGCCG gATGGCTGGTGAATACCCAAGTTCTGTGAGCATTT CTGTTGTTAGCAGTACCAATGCAGGACCAGGAGGGGCTGGCTTCAGTGTGGGCTTTGGCGCCTCGAGCAACTACAACTACAGACCTCTGGCCCTGGAGGTGAAGACTAAGGGCAGCTGCGGCAGCGAGCTCAAGGATCCCCCGGCCAAAACCTCAGCCAGCAGCTGTGTGAGCAAAAAAGCCTCCAGATGA